Genomic window (Streptosporangium brasiliense):
CCAGCATGAACTTCAGTTCGGCAGGAGTGACGATGTCGGGGACGGCGTTTCTGTGCCCACTGGCCTTCGACTGGATCCAGGAACGACCGGAAGGCAGCGCCTTGGCGATGCCGGCGTTGGTCACGTAGGCGTTTCTGCCCTCGGCGATGACCCGGTAGGGAGGGTTGGACCCTTTCTGGGGTGAGGACATGCGGACACGGAGGTCGGCAGCCGCTGCATTGCCCTTGCCGAAAGCCAGGGTGCCGACCGTGCGGGTGTTCACCCGTATCTGCATAGCCCGGTCGTCGGCGGTGAAATCGAGGATGATGCCGCTTGATTCGGTGATCTTTACGCCTCTGCCCGGGACCAGCTGGGCCTTCAGGGCTTTCACCGGGTCCACTGGGGCGGCCTGCACGGATGCGACGGATGCCGCCTGAGCGGGTACGGCCACCGCGGACACGGCCGCGGCCGTTGCCACGAGGCCTGCGAAGAAGAGCTTCATCAGCGTCCTTGATTATGGGGATATAGCAGAAAAAAGAGTATGAGGGTGGTGTTAGCGAGATAAAGGAGGTCTTATAACGATCCCGTGCAGACCGGTGATCTCAAGTGGTGACAGCCCTTCGACGAAGGCGGGCGGGGTAATCCTTGCCTTTTCTCGTATTTTCGGGTCAGGGCCGGCAGAGGCGGCCATCCTGGGAAGGCAAGCCTTGTCCGGCACGCTGTGGCGAGACATCCAGGGCACTGGTGAGGCCTCACGATGGCCGAACGGGACATGTAGCCGCACATCAGCGCCTGGGCAGCGGCATGATCGCACGTCGCTGGAGCTTCCCTGCAGATCAGAAGACCGCGGGTGGCCGCTGAGGCCGTGACGATTCTCAATGAAGTTGTCAAGGTGGTCGGCTATGCCGCTTGAGGAAGCGGCGGGGTTGCCTCGTAGCATCGTCGGTCACGGATGAGCGCCCACAACACGTTGACCCGTCGCCGGGCCAAAGCCAGCACGGCTTGGGTGTGAAGCTTGCCCTCGGCGCGTTTGCGCTCATAGAAGGCCTGCGAGTCGGAGTGCCATCGGACGCTGATCAGGGCCGAGGTGTAGAAGACCCGGTTCAGGGCGCGGTTGTAGCGCCGTGGCCGGTGCAGGTTGCCACTGATGCGTCCGGAGTCGCGGGGAACGGGGGCGAGCCCGGCATAGCCGGCCAGGCGGTCCGGTGAGGCGAAGGCGGTCATGTCGCCGCCGGTGGCAGCCAGGAACTCGGCGCCGAGCAGGACACCGATGCCGGGCATGCTGACGATGATCTCGGCCAGTTCGTGGCGGCCGAACCGGTCGGCGATGAGGGCATCGACGTCGTCGATCAGCGCATTGAGCCTGATCAGCTCCGTAGCGAGCTGGGCCACCAGCAGGGCGGCCATCTGCTCGCCCGGCACGGTGACGGTCTGGGAAGATGCCGCCTGGAATACTCGCGCGGCCAACTCGCTCGCGCCGCGGCGCACGCCGGCTGCGCGCAGCCACTCCTCCAGACGGTCCTGGCCCACCGCGCAGATGGCCGCAGGGGTCTGATAGCCGGTAAGCAGGATCAACGGTCCCTTGTTGGTCACCTCCAGCG
Coding sequences:
- a CDS encoding IS110 family transposase — protein: MQRVWAGVDIGKTHHHAVVIDSEGKRLLSRRVANDEGALTALFAEVTALAEEAVWAVDIMTGGAALLLAVLLDHGQQVRYISSTMVNRAADGYRGAGKTDAKDAAIIADQARMRQDLTVLRPGPELIAELRMLVARRQDLVADRTRAVNRLRDQLLAICPALERALEVTNKGPLILLTGYQTPAAICAVGQDRLEEWLRAAGVRRGASELAARVFQAASSQTVTVPGEQMAALLVAQLATELIRLNALIDDVDALIADRFGRHELAEIIVSMPGIGVLLGAEFLAATGGDMTAFASPDRLAGYAGLAPVPRDSGRISGNLHRPRRYNRALNRVFYTSALISVRWHSDSQAFYERKRAEGKLHTQAVLALARRRVNVLWALIRDRRCYEATPPLPQAA